Below is a genomic region from Enoplosus armatus isolate fEnoArm2 chromosome 10, fEnoArm2.hap1, whole genome shotgun sequence.
tgctgtgtccAGTCCTCCCTTGTCAGCCCATCCCATCTTTTGAGCAACTCTTTCAAATAATTTGCAGGTATCATCATTCATAGTGTCCTCTGCTGAGAAAACGGTGCACAAACCAGCATGAcagtcatttaacatttaaagtcCAGCGCTAACCTCAAACCTATGATTGATAAGATAATAAACTACCAATAAAGCCACAAAGTAAGGCTAGCTAATggttaaaatgaataattttcATTTAAGCActtatttttttcagttaacTAATACAAAAACTACGATGTTCTAAAGCCACACAAGCCGCGTAGCTCAGTGTAGCTAGAAACGTTAGTGTTACCGTTAGCAACTTGCTAGCTAACAGTATGTTTGGACTCAACATTTGAAAGTAGTTCAGTGCTTTGCGTTAGTATGCATTACATGAAGCTACcacaaaatatgatttatatCGCTTAAAATTGATTTCGCTTGAGGTATAATTACCAAACGTGCTTCTGTTGTTGTAAATAAAAGAGACAGCGGTGGCAGACGGAACTGTGCGGGTAGGAAAATTCAAATCTTGCGCTGCATTACGCCGGAAGTTGTCACGAAGACATTAGACCAATCGGAGCGGGCTTGAAATGACCGGGGAACGGTCTGTCCACGCCCACCACCAATCATGTGTCTGATTACGTTTATTTGAGTGCTGTTCCGTTCATTTTCTCAGGTAAGGTACTTGCAAGAAGCAACCAATGATGAGCATAAGAACTTCACTACATTTTGTTAACTTTATGCTAATAAAATAGTACATTTTGGCATTGTGATATTGCTACTTCTACATTAgtaaaatacattaatacatgcTCCATCAGTGgtcttttctgtttcagcaACATGTTTAGAATAAAGAAAACCAGCAGTTGAAGTGCCTTGGTCCCCATGGAGAGCTCATAAATCAACTCACTATGGTGACGGACAGTTTTAGTCATAGCAGATGAAACTCaaatgcaccaaaaaaaaataaaaaaagccaaaatcTACTGGAGTAACTatcagtttatttattataGATTTGTTGCCACGTTAACATCAACAACTGAATCACGTGAATGCAAAAGACAGTACAGAGTTTgcaatctattttttttattatattcagAGCATCGTGGCATCATTGACAGCATACAGTTAACGgacaatacaaaaagaaaaactgcttaGAAAATACTTACCTAGGCCGTTCCTGCTTtgagtgattaaaaaaaacgatCAATTTGTGAACAGCTCTGACATCTAAACCAAAATTTAGGCCCTTTCCAATGAATTGAAGCTCCTTTGTCCAGCTTTGTCCAATATTCTTTACAAGCATAGTGCGACATCAAATAGGACTACAGCTACTGAACATATTCCTTGATtgacaacaaaatgaataaaagttgGCATTTGGTGAGGGGAAGAAGTCTTCATCTAGACCATATTCCTCAAAACTTTAACATCTACTCATTGCAGTAATTTAATAACAGCTTAAGACAAACTAAAGAGGAGTTGcaacctattttttttttttacaattttatgtTAAAGCTGATGAAATTTAAGTCAGTTACAATTTTCATGGTGCAACATTgtccctttaaaaacacacaacactctTAATCCGTTTATAAATAGATCAACAAGTAACAACGGCTGGGCATTCTCTCCACAAGCTGCAATTAGTCCTGTATGCACaccaacaggaaaaaaatccaCTGATCCAAGTACTGACGGGGTAAGCAGGGCATTCACAATCCTCTCATGCTCACCAAATATACTGTTTTAGGACAGGAGTCTCAGACGAGGGGCCTCAAAGTCTCAGGCTCTATCTGGCTCAGGAAATGCAGATGTGTGATGCAACGACGGATGtgatgggggtgggggcaaATGTGGACATCTGTAGGCTCCTCCAAATAAAGAGTCCCAATAATGGTAAAtgagagagatggaaacaaTCATTCAGGGAGAGGGCCGGAGTGGAAACCATTCCAAGCTGATAATGgttaacaaaaaaacagaaaaaaaaaaagatggtggGACACGGTTGGGGTgtaaggaaaaataaatcagcGTGCTTCCAGCTCAGGCATTCTCACTGGCCTCTACTGTCTGGACCATGTGTTCTGGCTTCTTGCCATTGCTATGGTGCTCCCACATCTGCAGGTAGAGCCTCTCCAGGTCCATTGTATACTGCTTGGTGTTGAAAAGAGGGCTGCATATTCGCTGCTTCCAAACACGTGCTCTGACCATCTTCAGGCtggaagagacaaagaaaatggtCAGACGTCACAATTTAACAACAATGTTTTTCGAAAGAAGTCAGATCAAATTCTACTTACTATTCCATGTCAGAGCCCAGTTTGACTGCTATGTCTTCATAGTCCTGGCGACTCTGGGCTATTAGCTCAGGGCAGCCCAGACAGTTGAGTTGCGAGGCAGCCACACGGGAGGCAAGGGTCTCACCTTTACAAAGAAGTTTCACAATTAAAAAGCAGCCTTCACTTGAAATTTGCTCTACAGATACTAGTTATTTTACCAtaagaaaacagacaatttcatttgtaaaatggtTGTATTTTCTGAGTATCATAGTTGGAACAActataacatttttattcaattaGTAACCAAGGGTTTTAAGTCTGTCCCTTAATACCCTAGTGTCCTCACCTGGCATGGTGACCATGGGTGTTCCAGCCCAGAGAACATCCATGCCTGTGGTGTGACCATTGCATAGAGGAGTATCGAGGCACACATCAGCCAGCTGGCCCCTTCTCACATGCTCCTCCTTGGGAGCCACAGGCGAGAAGATAATGCGAGAGCCAGGCAGACCCATGTTCTGAGCGTACTGCTGGATGTTGGGCTCGCCAACAGCAGGGAAACGAAGAAGCCACAGCACACTGTTGGGCACACGCTTCAGGATCTGCAGGGAGAGGtgagttttaaaatgtatggCTAACCTTAAGGACTTAAGCATTCAAGTGCAGAGTTGAAGGAACACTCAAAACCAGTTGTTATAACCAAGTGTGTCTAACTTACATTGGCCCACATCTGAAGAGTAGGGGGGTCAATCTTGTAGAGCTGGTTGAAGTTGCAGTAGACAATGGAGTCCTCTGGGAGACCATACTGGGAGCGGGTTGTCACAACAATTGTGCGTGGCACCTCCTCTCCAGTGGCAGCTTTGTTGTTGATCTAAAGTTGGGGACAAAACAGTGTTGCTTAGAGGTGGAGTGGCCTCAATGCTTTCATCCAGAGAGTGTGACAGGTCTTGACTGTTTGAACCACTTGATGGTACTGAGTCTACTGGTGAGAATATGCAGTTTGGAAAGCCAAGACAGTATCAGTAATTCTGCAGCCAATCCATAGTGCCACCCTTTCCCTCACCAACAGTTCTGTGCTTCCACCTTACTTTCATGAAGACACCATACCTGTAAAGACACAGTCTCAGAGACTACAACCCCATCTGCTGAAAAGATCTGGAAAAGCAGCAAGCTAAATTAAATTGCTGCTCTTGCCTTGTTTCAGcatttgtaaatgttgttttttaagggTGTCCACGTTAGACATACCTGTGTGGTGGCCAGGCCATTGCTGACGGTGAAGCCATTGATTGTGACCTGGATCTGGCCTTGGTTGATCATGTTGATGATAGCTTCAGCTGCAGTGTTCATGGGGATTACAGGCATGGACAGAGCTCCATTTGTGTCACCGGCAGCATCCTGGTTGTTGTCACATTTCATCTAGTAACAGGGAACaatttgaaatttaaatgcttgaatatatttattttaaataaatatattttgactgCATGGTTCATacaacatttttatgattttacaATAGAaaactcattgttttgttctgctgtgtcaTTGTGACTCAAAgtcaacaatatatatatataaacaaataggaaaaaaaaaagaaaaaaaagaaaaaaaagccatctACAGGTCCAAAACTGAACTATAGTGCCCCACTCACACTAAACTCACTGGTTTGTCaataatacacaaaacaacGACTTACAAGGTTCTGGAAATTCTCCCAACTCACCTTTATCACCTTCACATCTGGCAGACTGTCTAAGAAGGCCTTCAGATCAATACCATTAAGAACAATGCGGTTGTCAAAGATGTGTCCATTAGACTTGAAATCAATCACTGCCTTTTTCTGTgggttaaaaaaagaacacaaatgtTTAACACCCTGATTATATTagatattgtgttttattttgctatttttttaACAAGacactcacagaaacaaacagtagCAATGTAAGGATGGACAAACCTTGAGGTGAGGGAACATGTTGGCGTGGTCTCCAATGAAGAAAGTATTGGGCATGTAGGCCAGTTTCTCAGAATACTGCTCAGCTACTTCGATAGGTGACGTCTCCTTGTCAGAGACGATGTAGTCCATGAAGGGAGCTCCACTGGTTCCAGGGTAACCCAGCCACATAGTCTGTTGAACGGGAAGAAACAACTAATTATTTGTGAATTCTTCGATGCCAACAGTGTTTTGTCGACTCCCATGAACAGAGATCAGATTAATATGACTGAAGGTGCAGTTATGCATTTGCATTGGTGACATTTATCTACAGTTTACAACTCTGTCAGAAATCATATGCAGTGCTCACCTGAATGGGAGCAGGGCGGAGGGCAAACAGCTCATTTCGGGCCCCCTTTGTGTATCCGTTCATGTTGACCAGAATGTGGACTCCATCCTGGTGAATACGATCGGCTGCCTTGCCATTGCAAGGAATCTGAAAGAGAGAGGTACGAGTTTCAGtaaaaatggtttgtttttgacatcacatacaacaacaacagtcagtTAAAAATTCACATCCttaaatacatatacaaatacTGATGAAGAAGCAAGTCCAGGTCATAACAGTTACCTGTGAGAGGTCTGTGAAATGATGAGCCTCTGCTACCACTTTCACTCGGAAGTTGGTACTATCATCAGGGCTGAGCGCATAGCAGAACACCTTgaaaaataagcaaacaaattTTTACGTACGTTAACAACAATTTCAATCACCCCCTTGCATCATTTACTGGCAAGACCACAAATTGTAACATGTAACAAGTACTGTATACACAAGTTTGTAAtttctaaaattaaaattacaatacAGACCACCAACCTCAAATTTCTCAGGATTGTGCATTCCAGGAATGGACTGCATCAGGTGTGAAGTGGGGTGGTTGCCAAAGTCAGAGCTTACGTAGCCAACACGCAGACGTCCACTGCTGGCCTTCAGATCTTTCGGGTGCTCAAAAGCAGGTTTGTGCAGTGCATTGATCTGTTTAATAAGCAATAGTGTAAGAATACAACTACAGCAGGAGAGCCAATTATAGTTTGACTGggttacatacacacacaaagtagcAATGGCCGGCTAATACTGAACCACTAAAAACAACCACCGATTCATCTAAACTCATGTCCAACCTCATACCATACCCTCATCCCTGCAAGCAACCCATTCACCACCTGCTTTTACCTCTAAAATATATCCAGTATCTTGCCCATCCCTTACCTTCCCCATATCCCTGCAGACAGCCACTGTCATCACCAGCCACCTTCCATCCCCCccaaaaatgaattaaagtttACTTGCTTTGATCAGTGCGTGTACCTTGTCCAGGCAAAGGTTTCCATGGCGCTCAGCAATGGCCTTGCGGAAGCCGTGGGAGAGCGGATACAGCATGCTGTGATGTGGGTGCACTGAAGGCAAGCGGTTCTTATCCAGCTGGTCGGCCACAATGCTCACAAGCTTCTTCATCCGCTCATCGTAATCTGTCCAGTCACACACAATCTGGAAGAGTGACAGGAATAAGAGGGTTTAGAAAATTCACTTCTAATTCAATAGGAGCAAAATAAAGAACCTactgaatatactgtaaatatctgACAAAGATATGAGCACATAAGAACCTGCAGGCAATGTGCCAAGTTGCAGTAAGCATCAGGGAAGTCCGGCTTGAGTTTCAAGGCTGTGCGGTAAGATGCAATGGCCTCTGGGATGTTTCCAGAATCCTAATAGTTAGGAAAACATTAGAATACATAATCAAAAATGCATTAAGTTGCAAAAACAGCAATGCACTCTAGTGCACATAAACAGGTGGTAATGCACAACTAAGCGTGTGCATTATCTGCATGCAACTCCTCAAAGCAACCAAAACATGTACTTTGAAGAAAGTAATATTGCAATGTTCAAGTCCATTATCGTTTGCCtgacacagaaataataaaagtacaatcctaaatgaacatttttactAGCATGAACCCATTAGTCAATACACCGTTATTGACTAATTCCAACTGTTTAGAGGCACAAATATAATTTGGATGTTATTGTGACAAGATTATTGCAATTTCATTGCTGTTTGAGCTGTTGGGTCATTACAGCTGGCAAGAAATAAGGGAATAAATTAAGAACTATTCCTACCTTGTGGATTGAGGCCAAATTGCTGTGGGCATCAGCAAAAGCAGGGTTGATCTGGATGGCACGGGTGTAACATTGCAGCGCTCCCTGTACATCTTGCATTTCCTTCAGTGTGTTGCCCATGTTTGAGTAAGCATCAGCAAATGTGGGGCTGATTCTAAaatcaaacaggaaaacataaCATCGACTGTTATGTCTACTACCTAGTGTCAGCTGATTTATGACCATTTAccaccattttatttatttatttttttttagaaaagactgcacatgtaaaaaaataaaccacCAGGTTAAACTGTATAGAACGTGAGGGATGTTCACCAATGCATGGAATTTCTGAGCAGAGTGACGTGGCATCAATATGATGAGGTGTAACTATTGTAGAATAACACCACATTGATACAAAGTCAGCAGATAACTATAGTAAAGATTTACAAACCTGATGGCCTCCTTGTAGTGCATGAGGGCCTCCTGGAGTtttccctgctgctgcaggacacTGGCCAGGTTAGAGTGAGCTGCTGCAAACTCTGGGAACAcctgatgaaaaacagaaagggTTACTAAGAAGAACTGTACAAGAATACCATGCTTACATGTAGGCAATCAACATGGCCTTGTTAAATAGGCCTATTCATACCAGAAATATCAAGAACAGAAAAAGTTAACTCCTAACTCACTTCTAGTGCTTTCCTATAGAGCTGAACTGCATCCTCAATGTTGCCCTGCTCACGCTTGATGTTGGCCAAGTTGTTAAGGGAGTCTGCATGGGTTGGACACAAACGCAAGGCCGTGTTGTAGCACTCTTCTGCTTCAGACACCTGGGAAAGATATTGgaattttaaaagttaaattcaGCAAAAGCTTACTGGCTTAAAGAGACCTAAAATAGTCAAGATTTTGGTATCTAACATTGTCTAGACAGGGGGCACAAAGTTTTGCCTTACATTGCCTTTCTCCTTCAGGGCATTTGCCAAATTGCAGTAGGCATCAGGGAAGTGGGGCTGCAATTCAATAGCACGACGGTAGGTGTCAATAGCCAGGTCAATGAGGCCCTGCTCGTAGTAGACGCAGGCCAGGTTTCCATGGACAACCGCATGGTTGGGGCTAAGGCTCAGGGCTCTTAGGTATCCAGCCACAGCTCTAGAGACATTAGATAAGGAAGATACAGTGCGGGTTATTATCGAGATCAATATTTTGCTGAAATTTGAAATTGTAGTTTTTGTCTTtataaaatatcttttaaaagcCATTAGGGGCACTAACCACTGTAATTGCAAAACACATATTACACAAATTAACTATTGGAGCACATTGTATACTGTTACAAATGTAtggctgaaaataaaaccactATTTTAGCAGTTGCGTTACAGCCCTGGCCATGATGGCAGTTCTGTAGGTGCAGCAAATCTGCCCTGCCTAAACAATGATATGCAAAAACATAGCTACAAgatcaacacagacaaacaagttCTTGACTCATTCAAAATTCCACATGGGGTGTGGTAGGGTGGTGCTTTCAAAGACAAAAGATTAGACATGAATGGATAAAGGGAGCATCATAATGTCTACTATGTCACGGTTTGGACTCACCTGTCAAAGATGCGGGCTTCCTTCAAAACGTTTCCTAAATTGATGTATGCGTCTAGGAAATTTGGGTCCAGAGTCACGGCCTAAAAATTGAAACAAAGCTTAAAAAAATGccacaacacaaaaatataccAAGACAAAAAGTAGTAGGACTTACAAAAGTTATGCAactgaccttttcaaaatgatgTATGGCCAGCCATATCTCTCCCTGGGCATTGAACACACAGCCCAGGTTGCTCCACGCCACTGCAAAGTTGGGCTGAGTCTCAATGGCTTTCAGGTAACAAGCCTTCAATGGGTTTACAATGAAAAACCacaggaaaggaggagaagaggtaGAATGGGAGAGGTATAGTATGTAGAAGGGAGGGTAAGggattgtaaaataaaaacaaatagaagATTGAgaataaaagtaagaaaaaacaaaaagggcagAGAAAGCAAAATTAGTGACTATTCTCCATCATGGCAAAAAGTGAGTCTGCAGCATGGGCTTGTGTGCGCAAGTCTGCCGCGCTAAGCTGCATTGCTTTTTCCTACGCTGCGCAGATCCAACCAACACCCACACGAAGGCCCTCATCCTTCAGTTATGACCACATTCTCATGACATGTAGTGGTCCCCACATCAGGTACAGTCTGCTGCTACCTTCTAATAATATCAACACTGATTAGTTACAACCCCAAGtagtaaatataataataataataataataataataataataataataatatttaaaatatccCAATTATCTGCATGAATGCTGTAGATTTTAAGTGGGCATGATATTGCACAACCTAGGATGCTTGACAGTTCATGCAAGTGATGGTCCCTGTAATGCATGCGCAACAAACGCGAGCGCGTGGTGCGTGACTATTGCCGCCACCACCACATTCACGATATGCTGCTTGCGTGACCTTGCTCCAGGCAAAGGTCATTACTTCGCTGCTGCGCTCGCTGAATGGCCAGGTAAGACAGCTGCAGACCAACAACCCCTGGCAAAACACCTGCAACACCAGACTGGCACACACTCAGCACCCATTAAGTATCTCAGAATAAAGGGGGGATTGAGGGATCCACCAGTGGCTACACTGTGATGTTAAGACATGGGTCATTTGGAAATAAACAgccaataaacaataaacagccATTTGTCATTGAATTAGGATTTACTTTCATggaaaaaattttttttttcaaaggccAAGTATGTCTGAGATTTTGGGGCATTTGGGAGCGAGGCTGGTTGTGAGTGGGGAGAGGTCCGCAACAAACAGGCCAAAGGgagtgaggggggtgggggtcgcATGCTTGCGCTTTCCGCCTTTTTGGTTGCCTGGAAGGTATCGCTGCGCAGCCCCTGCGCTACTGCAGACTCACAGCGCACTAtctgcatcatcatcagaaCGCTGCAACTCCAAaataaagaaggaaaaacaaaacaaaataggaaaaataaacagcatgtAAGAGTTAGAGGGTTCTTACTTGTTTTTCACCATTATTGCTTCCAAATCCAAGTTTCTTTTTACTTAATACAGAATTGGGTAATTAGTATAGCATATTTTAAGAAATGCTTACTGTGATTTGATtagttactttttttcttttgctcttcaAAAGGAAGCCACAAGACAAAGGAGCTCAAGCATGAAGTGAGgtggtttttcttttgttggcaGTTACAAACCCGTTACCATATTTTTGGACTTTGTCAGAGTGGTGGCCGCAGCTGgctggaagaagaggagaggactgAGGCTGCCCTAGTGTTCCTTTCCGCCAGGCACCTACGCAGGAATAGTGTCACCCACCTGAAACCTTCTAAATAACAATATCAGTTGCGGAAAAaccaaaagagacaaaataagaaaacaagaccGTTAGTAAAAGTTTTCAAACAatacattcttttttaaatatggaAATAAAATTGGTTCTTCCAAATCacatcaaacataaaaacacactattCTTAGTTTTCATTCATGCaatgaatgtttcatttcaaagaaatcaaaagaaatgCTTGAAGGGTAACTGGGAGGGAAGAAAGGCTTTGATGTGTTCAGTTTATCAGCGAAATATAGTCTTCAAGCTTCAATTTACTTTTCTACAGGAGGGCAGTTACTGGCTTGATCTTGCCCAAATGAACTGATCCCATTTCTTTGGGAATAATATTACATATTTgaaggaaaagggaagaagTATTAATCATTgcttttcttattctttttgcatttccatgaaatatttttaaaactttgatttCTTTATCCGGGCCTGCTTTCTTGAATCCTGGCCAATGGGGTAGGGAGAAAAGTCTGCGGTGTAATCATTTGTATTTAGAAGCCTCCACAGCTCTGAAATAAAGAGGTCATCGCTGTTGCTGCGCGTGCTTCTGTCTTTCTAACCCAGCAGCTGACGCAGGTGGTGGAGTACAGATTTTGAGCTGTCTGCCTGATGCCACTTGGACCATTTTAAGGTACTTGGGAATGAGCCCTCTTAAACCCACACAGTTAAACATGCAATTCGATAGCAGTGGATATCAGAATAGATAACCAACTGGGttcatttttcattgtcaaccaatgtcaaaagaaaagctAATGCATGCGTGCATGAGAAGCACTGTAGGGATGTGCTTCAGCAGTGACTGTCCATAGCTGACTGGTCAGGAAGACAGCTCTGAGCGCGCACACTCCACCAATCCTCAGCAAGCGCGCGGGGGGGTGGAGCGACAGAGCAGGGGAGCTTGTGACTCCATGATGCTCCTCCCCACTCCTTTACCCCCCTCTAGCACGAAATAAGATGGCCTGTAACCAGTGGGACAACTCCAAATGTTCAGATTTGACCCAACCCAGGGAGCCCCCCCACAATATAGACACAAGTATTAAAATGGCAAATGGAAGTGCAACACTTGGAAATAAAACCCACACTGGCAGCAACTGTACTGACAGAAAACCAAGTGACCAAAAGCTTGTAATTGGGCACTTGGTAAACAATATTGGAGTATAGTGTTTAGGTTAGAAACCATCTTATCTTTTGCACTGCAAAGATAAACTAGATTCAGTTCATATATTCTTCAAAGACCGAGCCAGCATTTTCCCTCCAAAAGCAACTATATGAAAATGCATGGGCCAAGGTTCAAAAATGACAATACAGATCAtctgttttgatttaaaaacttCAGCCTTTCTTCCTGAAAGGAGAGGGGCTGACCTCTGGTAAAAGGTCGGGATAAAGCAAAGGACATTGGGACTAAGAGTGAAGTGTACTatactgaaaaacaagaaacatgaaGCTGTCCTAAAAAGTACTCAACAGAAAATTTGTGCgctatgatttaaaaaaataaataaaaataaagaatagtTGGTGGCCACA
It encodes:
- the LOC139291083 gene encoding UDP-N-acetylglucosamine--peptide N-acetylglucosaminyltransferase 110 kDa subunit isoform X1, producing the protein MATSVGNVADSTEPTKRMLSFQGLAELAHREYQSGDFEAAERHCMQLWRQEPDNTGVLLLLSSIHFQCRRLDRSAHFSTLAIKQNPMLAEAYSNLGNVYKERGQLQEAIEHYRHALRLKPDFIDGYINLAAALVAAGDMEGAVQAYVSALQYNPDLYCVRSDLGNLLKALGRLEEAKACYLKAIETQPNFAVAWSNLGCVFNAQGEIWLAIHHFEKAVTLDPNFLDAYINLGNVLKEARIFDRAVAGYLRALSLSPNHAVVHGNLACVYYEQGLIDLAIDTYRRAIELQPHFPDAYCNLANALKEKGNVSEAEECYNTALRLCPTHADSLNNLANIKREQGNIEDAVQLYRKALEVFPEFAAAHSNLASVLQQQGKLQEALMHYKEAIRISPTFADAYSNMGNTLKEMQDVQGALQCYTRAIQINPAFADAHSNLASIHKDSGNIPEAIASYRTALKLKPDFPDAYCNLAHCLQIVCDWTDYDERMKKLVSIVADQLDKNRLPSVHPHHSMLYPLSHGFRKAIAERHGNLCLDKVHALIKINALHKPAFEHPKDLKASSGRLRVGYVSSDFGNHPTSHLMQSIPGMHNPEKFEVFCYALSPDDSTNFRVKVVAEAHHFTDLSQIPCNGKAADRIHQDGVHILVNMNGYTKGARNELFALRPAPIQTMWLGYPGTSGAPFMDYIVSDKETSPIEVAEQYSEKLAYMPNTFFIGDHANMFPHLKKKAVIDFKSNGHIFDNRIVLNGIDLKAFLDSLPDVKVIKMKCDNNQDAAGDTNGALSMPVIPMNTAAEAIINMINQGQIQVTINGFTVSNGLATTQINNKAATGEEVPRTIVVTTRSQYGLPEDSIVYCNFNQLYKIDPPTLQMWANILKRVPNSVLWLLRFPAVGEPNIQQYAQNMGLPGSRIIFSPVAPKEEHVRRGQLADVCLDTPLCNGHTTGMDVLWAGTPMVTMPGETLASRVAASQLNCLGCPELIAQSRQDYEDIAVKLGSDMEYLKMVRARVWKQRICSPLFNTKQYTMDLERLYLQMWEHHSNGKKPEHMVQTVEASENA
- the LOC139291083 gene encoding UDP-N-acetylglucosamine--peptide N-acetylglucosaminyltransferase 110 kDa subunit isoform X3, producing MATSVGNVADSTGLAELAHREYQSGDFEAAERHCMQLWRQEPDNTGVLLLLSSIHFQCRRLDRSAHFSTLAIKQNPMLAEAYSNLGNVYKERGQLQEAIEHYRHALRLKPDFIDGYINLAAALVAAGDMEGAVQAYVSALQYNPDLYCVRSDLGNLLKALGRLEEAKACYLKAIETQPNFAVAWSNLGCVFNAQGEIWLAIHHFEKAVTLDPNFLDAYINLGNVLKEARIFDRAVAGYLRALSLSPNHAVVHGNLACVYYEQGLIDLAIDTYRRAIELQPHFPDAYCNLANALKEKGNVSEAEECYNTALRLCPTHADSLNNLANIKREQGNIEDAVQLYRKALEVFPEFAAAHSNLASVLQQQGKLQEALMHYKEAIRISPTFADAYSNMGNTLKEMQDVQGALQCYTRAIQINPAFADAHSNLASIHKDSGNIPEAIASYRTALKLKPDFPDAYCNLAHCLQIVCDWTDYDERMKKLVSIVADQLDKNRLPSVHPHHSMLYPLSHGFRKAIAERHGNLCLDKINALHKPAFEHPKDLKASSGRLRVGYVSSDFGNHPTSHLMQSIPGMHNPEKFEVFCYALSPDDSTNFRVKVVAEAHHFTDLSQIPCNGKAADRIHQDGVHILVNMNGYTKGARNELFALRPAPIQTMWLGYPGTSGAPFMDYIVSDKETSPIEVAEQYSEKLAYMPNTFFIGDHANMFPHLKKKAVIDFKSNGHIFDNRIVLNGIDLKAFLDSLPDVKVIKMKCDNNQDAAGDTNGALSMPVIPMNTAAEAIINMINQGQIQVTINGFTVSNGLATTQINNKAATGEEVPRTIVVTTRSQYGLPEDSIVYCNFNQLYKIDPPTLQMWANILKRVPNSVLWLLRFPAVGEPNIQQYAQNMGLPGSRIIFSPVAPKEEHVRRGQLADVCLDTPLCNGHTTGMDVLWAGTPMVTMPGETLASRVAASQLNCLGCPELIAQSRQDYEDIAVKLGSDMEYLKMVRARVWKQRICSPLFNTKQYTMDLERLYLQMWEHHSNGKKPEHMVQTVEASENA
- the LOC139291083 gene encoding UDP-N-acetylglucosamine--peptide N-acetylglucosaminyltransferase 110 kDa subunit isoform X2, which gives rise to MATSVGNVADSTEPTKRMLSFQGLAELAHREYQSGDFEAAERHCMQLWRQEPDNTGVLLLLSSIHFQCRRLDRSAHFSTLAIKQNPMLAEAYSNLGNVYKERGQLQEAIEHYRHALRLKPDFIDGYINLAAALVAAGDMEGAVQAYVSALQYNPDLYCVRSDLGNLLKALGRLEEAKACYLKAIETQPNFAVAWSNLGCVFNAQGEIWLAIHHFEKAVTLDPNFLDAYINLGNVLKEARIFDRAVAGYLRALSLSPNHAVVHGNLACVYYEQGLIDLAIDTYRRAIELQPHFPDAYCNLANALKEKGNVSEAEECYNTALRLCPTHADSLNNLANIKREQGNIEDAVQLYRKALEVFPEFAAAHSNLASVLQQQGKLQEALMHYKEAIRISPTFADAYSNMGNTLKEMQDVQGALQCYTRAIQINPAFADAHSNLASIHKDSGNIPEAIASYRTALKLKPDFPDAYCNLAHCLQIVCDWTDYDERMKKLVSIVADQLDKNRLPSVHPHHSMLYPLSHGFRKAIAERHGNLCLDKINALHKPAFEHPKDLKASSGRLRVGYVSSDFGNHPTSHLMQSIPGMHNPEKFEVFCYALSPDDSTNFRVKVVAEAHHFTDLSQIPCNGKAADRIHQDGVHILVNMNGYTKGARNELFALRPAPIQTMWLGYPGTSGAPFMDYIVSDKETSPIEVAEQYSEKLAYMPNTFFIGDHANMFPHLKKKAVIDFKSNGHIFDNRIVLNGIDLKAFLDSLPDVKVIKMKCDNNQDAAGDTNGALSMPVIPMNTAAEAIINMINQGQIQVTINGFTVSNGLATTQINNKAATGEEVPRTIVVTTRSQYGLPEDSIVYCNFNQLYKIDPPTLQMWANILKRVPNSVLWLLRFPAVGEPNIQQYAQNMGLPGSRIIFSPVAPKEEHVRRGQLADVCLDTPLCNGHTTGMDVLWAGTPMVTMPGETLASRVAASQLNCLGCPELIAQSRQDYEDIAVKLGSDMEYLKMVRARVWKQRICSPLFNTKQYTMDLERLYLQMWEHHSNGKKPEHMVQTVEASENA